The following are encoded in a window of Halosimplex halophilum genomic DNA:
- a CDS encoding DUF3592 domain-containing protein, which translates to MSDDSGLSINGPESLRGALLMVLVGLAIAGYGGYDYVQQSDAVRDAVEVNATVEAVGVETVSARRGVDHKPTVRFSYEYDGRTYESTSVFPATISPNYDTESAARSVVAEYEVGETVTAYVVPDRPGDAFLKNKTTNTPLLAAGFGVVFVLAGGWFALKRL; encoded by the coding sequence ATGAGCGACGACTCGGGGCTGTCGATCAACGGGCCGGAGTCGCTGCGCGGGGCGCTGCTCATGGTGCTTGTCGGCCTCGCGATCGCCGGCTACGGCGGCTACGACTACGTCCAGCAGTCCGACGCGGTGCGCGACGCCGTCGAAGTGAACGCCACGGTCGAGGCGGTCGGCGTCGAGACCGTCTCGGCGAGGCGCGGCGTCGACCACAAGCCGACGGTCCGGTTCAGCTACGAGTACGACGGGCGGACCTACGAGAGTACCAGCGTCTTCCCCGCGACGATCTCGCCGAACTACGACACGGAGTCGGCCGCCAGGTCCGTCGTCGCCGAGTACGAGGTCGGCGAGACGGTCACCGCCTACGTCGTGCCCGACCGGCCGGGCGACGCGTTCCTGAAGAACAAGACGACGAACACGCCGCTGCTGGCCGCCGGGTTCGGGGTCGTCTTCGTCCTCGCCGGCGGGTGGTTCGCGCTGAAACGGCTGTGA
- a CDS encoding SDR family NAD(P)-dependent oxidoreductase, whose product MTGGADDDSVLGEGHVALVTGSTSGIGAETARNLAATGATVLVHGRDRAAGEALVADLPGGGHAVYAADYTDFDEVRELADAVLTDFDRLDCLVNNAGTWQGERRLVDVPGSDEGVEMTVAVNHLATFLLTNLLADRLAATGERRAAERGGRGERDAGAADSAVDPARVVTVSSDLHRRAEPDLDAATGDGGPSGVAAYGFSKLANVLFTYELARRLPAGVTANCCHPGVSPSTDLSRDGSSLAGLGWKLFGVVGRLTGTVDTAAESAETQTYLATAPDVTGVSGEYFDDCEAVRSAEATYDRDAQRTLWRASVEWLDLDDGEVVGADGERAPEA is encoded by the coding sequence ATGACAGGCGGAGCCGACGACGACTCGGTGCTCGGCGAGGGGCACGTCGCGCTCGTGACGGGGTCGACGAGCGGCATCGGCGCGGAGACGGCGCGCAACCTCGCCGCGACCGGGGCGACGGTCCTCGTCCACGGCCGCGACCGCGCGGCGGGCGAGGCGCTGGTCGCCGACCTCCCCGGCGGGGGCCACGCCGTCTACGCGGCGGACTACACCGACTTCGACGAGGTACGCGAACTCGCCGACGCCGTGCTGACCGACTTCGACCGGCTGGACTGTCTGGTCAACAACGCCGGCACCTGGCAGGGCGAGCGCCGCCTCGTCGACGTGCCGGGGAGCGACGAGGGGGTCGAGATGACCGTCGCCGTCAACCACCTCGCCACCTTCCTGCTGACGAACCTGCTGGCGGACCGCCTCGCTGCGACGGGCGAGCGGCGGGCGGCGGAGCGAGGCGGTCGCGGAGAGCGAGACGCGGGAGCGGCCGACTCGGCCGTCGATCCGGCCCGCGTCGTGACGGTGTCCTCGGACCTGCACCGGCGGGCGGAGCCGGACCTCGACGCTGCGACCGGCGACGGGGGACCGAGCGGCGTCGCGGCCTACGGGTTCTCGAAGCTCGCGAACGTCCTGTTCACCTACGAACTCGCCCGGCGGCTCCCGGCGGGCGTGACGGCGAACTGCTGTCACCCGGGCGTGTCGCCGTCGACCGACCTGTCGCGCGACGGGTCGTCGCTCGCCGGGCTCGGCTGGAAGCTCTTCGGCGTCGTCGGGCGGCTGACCGGAACCGTCGACACCGCCGCCGAGTCCGCCGAGACGCAGACGTACCTCGCCACCGCCCCGGACGTGACCGGCGTCTCCGGCGAGTACTTCGACGACTGCGAGGCCGTCCGGTCTGCCGAGGCGACCTACGACCGCGACGCCCAGCGGACCCTCTGGCGGGCGAGCGTCGAGTGGCTCGACCTGGACGACGGCGAGGTCGTCGGCGCCGACGGCGAGCGGGCGCCGGAGGCGTAG
- a CDS encoding PhzF family phenazine biosynthesis protein, whose amino-acid sequence MRQPLHLVDVFARERYAGNQLAVVTDAADLSDDEMQRFAAEIDFSETTYVETDAAAGPSSGDGDPDTWPVRIFTPEAEIPFAGHPTLGTAHAIREHLADGRPDEVVLDLDVGRVPVEVRERDGRETLWMTQQPPEFGDRLAHEEVAAVLGLDAADLDREYPAQVVSTGLPTVVVPLVDRAALESIDVDRAAYDAVTGDREAKNVLAVCPDSRRDDTDLAVRVFAPYYGVPEDPATGSSNGCLAAYLHRHAYLGTDPVDVRVEQGYEMGRPSLLDLRARESADGGDIVVEVGGAVRPVARGNLV is encoded by the coding sequence ATGCGCCAGCCCCTCCACCTCGTCGACGTGTTCGCCCGCGAGCGCTACGCCGGCAACCAGCTCGCGGTCGTCACCGACGCCGCCGACCTGAGCGACGACGAGATGCAGCGATTCGCCGCCGAGATCGACTTCTCCGAGACGACCTACGTCGAGACGGACGCCGCGGCCGGCCCGTCGTCCGGCGACGGCGACCCCGACACGTGGCCGGTCCGCATCTTCACGCCGGAGGCGGAGATCCCCTTCGCCGGCCACCCCACGCTCGGGACCGCCCACGCCATCCGCGAGCACCTCGCCGACGGCCGGCCCGACGAGGTGGTCCTCGACCTGGACGTGGGCAGAGTGCCCGTCGAGGTCCGCGAGCGCGACGGCCGCGAGACGCTGTGGATGACCCAGCAGCCGCCCGAGTTCGGCGACCGACTCGCTCACGAGGAGGTCGCGGCCGTCCTCGGACTGGACGCGGCCGACCTCGACCGCGAGTACCCGGCCCAGGTCGTCTCGACGGGGCTGCCCACGGTCGTCGTCCCCCTCGTCGACCGGGCCGCGCTGGAGTCGATCGACGTGGACCGGGCCGCCTACGACGCCGTCACCGGCGACCGCGAGGCGAAGAACGTCCTCGCCGTCTGCCCCGACTCGCGGCGCGACGACACCGACCTCGCCGTCCGGGTGTTCGCGCCCTACTACGGCGTCCCCGAGGACCCCGCGACGGGCTCGTCGAACGGCTGCCTCGCAGCGTATCTCCACCGGCACGCCTACCTCGGCACCGACCCCGTCGACGTGCGCGTCGAACAGGGCTACGAGATGGGGCGGCCGTCGCTGCTCGACCTCCGCGCCCGCGAGAGCGCCGACGGCGGCGACATCGTCGTCGAGGTCGGCGGCGCGGTCCGGCCGGTCGCCCGGGGCAACCTGGTCTGA
- a CDS encoding class I SAM-dependent methyltransferase: protein MADDDASSGEEPAGEERVDDRNRGDERNGNADRPPDGPPARDTYDDLAPGYEDITGAAIREHYEWPVVRELLPSLDGRRVLDAACGDGFYTERLVAAGADAVGVDASPEMVARARERFGDPDTEIPVHEADLTAGLPFLDDGSFDLVLCQLALEHVEDWPSVFGAFARVLRPGGRVVVSTSHPVRDYVDAEYGAREHVLADGATYGQVERADRDWGDEEPFVVPFYRRPLQAVFEPATDAGLLVERVREPGVTDAFAEREPDRIEPFVDGPPNFLCLRFLKPTDGG from the coding sequence ATGGCGGACGACGACGCGAGCTCCGGGGAGGAACCGGCCGGCGAGGAGCGGGTAGACGACCGGAACCGCGGGGACGAACGGAACGGGAACGCCGACCGGCCGCCCGACGGCCCGCCGGCGCGGGACACCTACGACGACCTCGCGCCGGGGTACGAGGACATCACGGGCGCGGCGATCCGCGAGCACTACGAGTGGCCGGTAGTCCGGGAGCTGCTGCCGTCGCTCGACGGGCGGCGCGTCCTCGACGCTGCCTGCGGCGACGGGTTCTACACCGAGCGGCTGGTCGCGGCGGGCGCCGACGCCGTCGGCGTCGACGCCAGCCCCGAGATGGTCGCCCGGGCGCGCGAACGGTTCGGCGACCCCGACACCGAAATACCGGTCCACGAGGCCGACCTCACCGCGGGGCTGCCCTTCCTCGACGACGGGAGCTTCGACCTGGTCCTGTGTCAGCTCGCGCTGGAGCACGTCGAGGACTGGCCGTCGGTCTTCGGGGCGTTCGCCCGCGTCCTCCGCCCCGGCGGGCGCGTCGTGGTCTCGACGAGCCACCCCGTCCGCGACTACGTCGACGCCGAGTACGGCGCGCGCGAGCACGTCCTCGCCGACGGCGCGACCTACGGACAGGTCGAACGCGCCGACCGCGACTGGGGCGACGAGGAGCCGTTCGTCGTCCCGTTCTACCGCCGCCCGCTGCAGGCGGTGTTCGAACCTGCCACCGACGCCGGCCTGCTCGTCGAGCGGGTCCGCGAACCGGGCGTCACCGACGCCTTCGCGGAGCGAGAGCCCGACCGCATCGAGCCGTTCGTCGACGGACCGCCCAACTTCCTCTGTCTGCGGTTCCTGAAACCCACCGACGGCGGCTGA
- a CDS encoding PAS domain-containing sensor histidine kinase, with protein MQGTRDDPVGVAVVGDRGDRERLAAALSGDGAVAVVEQGGIDGLGGDRGDIEPDCLVCASAADYERIREIDRTVGVVVVAGGLARAAVERVAGDARAARVHPDADLGTVLPVEVERLADDPSATTAWRLADFADEAVVAFDPETLALRDANERFYDRWEWEPADLADATVRDLLVTDITGELRGQGRGADGEEHLEWIDPDADPVETMVERARGGNYESREWHCTGADGTAFKTEVDLFVDDRAGTGYLVADVPGSEPSGRRADPLGGDEAAMLRSLVEHVPMSVYFKDTESRHVLVSEDVVEPFIESPEGKILHSPEDVVGKTDFDLYEADNAAEAVADDREVIESGEPIRDRIEHAQPPNGQDLFFQTTKAPWYDDEGRARGIVGVTVDVTEQKRRERELDRQNERLEEFAGILSHDLRNPLNVAKSRLDLYWRTGDESELEEVAAMHDRIEAIVDEVLTYAREGSHIDELEWITGRDQAEAAWEAVDTAGATLATDWAYSVRGDADRLGRLFENCFRNAVEHGGDDVTVRVGTLPESDPGFYVEDDGAGIPEDVRDRLFERGVTGEEGGTGFGLPIVAEIADAHGWDVRATESEAGGARFEFTGVTRGDELAE; from the coding sequence ATGCAGGGGACACGGGACGACCCAGTCGGCGTCGCGGTCGTCGGCGACCGCGGCGACCGCGAGCGGCTCGCGGCGGCGCTGTCGGGGGACGGTGCCGTCGCGGTCGTCGAACAGGGGGGTATCGACGGCCTCGGCGGCGACCGGGGGGACATCGAACCCGACTGTCTCGTCTGCGCGAGCGCGGCGGACTACGAGCGGATCAGAGAGATCGACCGCACGGTGGGGGTCGTCGTGGTCGCCGGGGGGCTGGCGCGGGCGGCCGTCGAGCGGGTGGCCGGCGACGCCCGCGCCGCCCGGGTCCACCCGGACGCGGACCTCGGGACGGTGCTGCCGGTCGAGGTCGAGCGGCTCGCCGACGACCCATCGGCGACGACCGCGTGGCGGCTGGCCGACTTCGCCGACGAGGCGGTCGTCGCCTTCGACCCGGAGACGCTCGCGCTCCGGGACGCCAACGAGCGGTTCTACGACCGGTGGGAGTGGGAGCCGGCGGATCTCGCCGACGCGACCGTCCGGGACCTGCTCGTGACGGACATCACCGGGGAGCTGCGCGGGCAGGGCCGGGGCGCCGACGGCGAGGAACACCTGGAGTGGATCGACCCCGACGCCGACCCGGTCGAGACGATGGTCGAGCGCGCCCGCGGCGGCAACTACGAGAGCCGCGAGTGGCACTGCACCGGCGCCGACGGGACCGCGTTCAAGACCGAGGTCGACCTGTTCGTCGACGACCGGGCCGGGACGGGCTACCTCGTCGCGGACGTGCCCGGGTCCGAGCCGTCCGGGCGGCGGGCCGACCCGCTCGGCGGCGACGAGGCCGCGATGCTGCGCTCGCTGGTCGAACACGTCCCGATGTCGGTGTACTTCAAGGACACCGAGAGCCGCCACGTCCTCGTCAGCGAGGACGTGGTCGAGCCGTTCATCGAGTCGCCGGAGGGGAAGATCCTCCACTCCCCGGAGGACGTGGTGGGCAAGACCGACTTCGACCTCTACGAGGCGGACAACGCCGCCGAGGCGGTCGCCGACGACCGCGAGGTGATCGAGAGCGGCGAGCCGATCCGCGACCGGATCGAGCACGCCCAGCCGCCCAACGGCCAGGATCTCTTCTTCCAGACGACCAAGGCGCCGTGGTACGACGACGAGGGCCGCGCCCGGGGGATCGTCGGCGTCACCGTCGACGTGACCGAACAGAAGCGCCGCGAGCGCGAGCTCGACCGCCAGAACGAGCGGCTGGAGGAGTTCGCCGGCATCCTCAGCCACGACCTGCGCAACCCGCTGAACGTCGCCAAGAGCCGGCTGGATCTGTACTGGCGGACGGGCGACGAGTCCGAACTGGAGGAGGTCGCGGCGATGCACGACCGCATCGAGGCCATCGTCGACGAGGTGCTCACCTACGCCCGCGAGGGCAGCCACATCGACGAACTGGAGTGGATCACCGGCCGCGACCAGGCCGAGGCCGCCTGGGAGGCCGTCGACACCGCCGGGGCGACGCTGGCGACCGACTGGGCGTACTCGGTCCGGGGCGACGCCGACCGGCTGGGGCGCCTGTTCGAGAACTGCTTCCGCAACGCCGTGGAACACGGCGGCGACGACGTGACCGTCCGCGTCGGGACGCTCCCGGAGAGCGATCCCGGGTTCTACGTCGAAGACGACGGGGCCGGAATCCCCGAGGACGTGCGCGACCGGCTGTTCGAGCGCGGCGTGACGGGCGAGGAGGGCGGCACCGGCTTCGGCCTCCCGATCGTCGCCGAGATCGCCGACGCCCACGGCTGGGACGTGCGGGCGACCGAGAGCGAGGCCGGCGGCGCCCGCTTCGAGTTCACCGGCGTCACCCGCGGCGACGAACTGGCGGAGTAG
- a CDS encoding ribbon-helix-helix domain-containing protein yields the protein MPKISVEVPQELLDDLDEHVGEDGKFVNRSEAIRASMRKTLDVLDDIDARQGRMEEER from the coding sequence ATGCCGAAGATCAGCGTGGAGGTGCCCCAGGAGTTGCTGGACGACCTCGACGAACACGTGGGGGAGGACGGGAAGTTCGTCAACCGCAGCGAGGCGATCCGCGCGTCGATGCGCAAGACGCTCGATGTGCTCGACGACATCGACGCCCGGCAGGGCCGCATGGAGGAGGAGCGATGA
- a CDS encoding queuosine precursor transporter: MSESRPALSPVQVGLVGLFVTAIVTAQLTASKLLMFQLPVELPLAGGALVLPGAALAYALTFFASDCYSELYGREAATVVVNVGFLMNLVMLVLVWSTIEAPALPQTEPGQIDLTAFRNVLGSGTAIVVGSLSAYVVSQNWDVFAFHWIREATDGDHLWLRNIGSTATSQLVDTVIFILVGFVLLGSTSLSGAVALIAGQYLFKLFVAVADTPFVYAVVGAVRSRESASATAYSPE, translated from the coding sequence ATGAGCGAGTCCCGCCCCGCGCTCTCGCCGGTGCAGGTCGGGCTCGTCGGCCTGTTCGTCACCGCCATCGTCACCGCGCAGCTGACCGCCTCGAAGCTGCTGATGTTTCAGCTGCCCGTCGAGCTGCCGCTGGCCGGCGGCGCGCTCGTGTTGCCGGGCGCGGCGCTGGCCTACGCGCTGACCTTCTTCGCGTCGGACTGCTACTCGGAGCTGTACGGCCGCGAGGCCGCCACCGTCGTCGTCAACGTCGGCTTCCTGATGAACCTCGTCATGCTCGTGCTCGTCTGGAGCACCATCGAGGCGCCGGCCCTGCCCCAGACCGAGCCCGGCCAGATCGACCTGACGGCGTTCCGGAACGTGCTCGGCTCCGGCACCGCCATCGTCGTCGGCAGCCTCTCGGCGTACGTCGTCAGCCAGAACTGGGACGTGTTCGCCTTCCACTGGATCCGCGAGGCCACCGACGGCGACCACCTCTGGCTCCGCAACATCGGCTCGACCGCCACCAGCCAGCTCGTCGATACGGTCATCTTCATCCTGGTCGGCTTCGTCCTCCTCGGCTCGACCTCCCTGTCCGGCGCCGTCGCCCTCATCGCCGGCCAGTACCTCTTCAAACTGTTCGTCGCCGTCGCCGACACCCCCTTCGTCTACGCCGTCGTCGGCGCCGTCCGCTCCCGCGAATCGGCCTCCGCGACCGCCTACTCCCCCGAGTGA
- a CDS encoding GTP-dependent dephospho-CoA kinase family protein yields the protein MTVVLELQPALRPELKDPFGPVSTDTAAVLDAAGDPLVTVGDIVTYHTLEAGRVPDLAFVDERTERAAVDDEVSEGIADDRFDRVRSIENPPATLTAALLDALVDALAAGEKTLVRVDGEEDLAALPAIAAAPAGASVLYGQPGEGVVHVTVDGDTRARVVDLLDRMDGDAARAFDALDVDPE from the coding sequence GTGACCGTCGTCCTCGAACTCCAGCCCGCGCTCCGCCCGGAGCTCAAAGACCCGTTCGGCCCCGTCTCGACCGACACGGCCGCCGTTCTCGACGCCGCCGGCGACCCCCTCGTGACCGTCGGCGACATCGTCACCTACCACACCCTAGAAGCGGGCCGCGTCCCCGACCTCGCGTTCGTCGACGAGCGCACCGAGCGCGCCGCCGTCGACGACGAGGTCAGCGAGGGGATCGCGGACGACCGCTTCGACCGCGTCCGGTCCATCGAGAACCCGCCCGCCACGCTCACCGCCGCGCTGCTGGACGCGCTGGTCGACGCGCTCGCGGCCGGCGAGAAGACGCTCGTCCGCGTCGACGGCGAGGAGGACCTGGCCGCCCTGCCCGCCATCGCCGCCGCGCCGGCGGGCGCCAGCGTCCTCTACGGCCAGCCCGGCGAGGGCGTCGTCCACGTCACCGTCGACGGCGACACCCGCGCCCGCGTCGTCGACCTCCTCGACCGGATGGACGGCGACGCCGCCCGCGCGTTCGACGCGCTCGACGTCGACCCCGAGTGA
- the spt4 gene encoding transcription elongation factor subunit Spt4: MMADRLVCRECHRVQDSEEAETCVACGSSSLTEDWAGFVVISHPDRSEIAEEMGVTEPGRYALKVR, encoded by the coding sequence CTGATGGCCGACAGGTTAGTCTGTCGCGAGTGCCACCGCGTACAGGACTCCGAGGAGGCCGAGACCTGCGTCGCCTGCGGGTCGTCGTCGCTGACGGAGGACTGGGCGGGGTTCGTCGTCATCAGCCACCCCGACCGCTCGGAGATCGCCGAGGAGATGGGCGTCACCGAGCCCGGCCGCTACGCGCTGAAGGTCCGCTAG
- a CDS encoding DNA-directed RNA polymerase, with product MYKRVTLRDTVEVPPEHLADVTPGLVKRLLQDKLEGRMDEDVGSVVSVIDVHDIGEGAVVPGQEGVYFTAEFDALTFDPQMQEVVDGEIVEVVNFGAFVGIGPVDGLLHVSQISDEYLAYDEEGQMLSSRDSNRTLGVGDAVRARIVTKSIDERNPRDSKIGLTAKQVGLGKHGWLEEERQKREAAAEAGED from the coding sequence ATGTACAAACGGGTTACACTCCGCGATACGGTCGAAGTGCCGCCGGAACACCTGGCGGACGTGACGCCGGGGCTGGTCAAACGGCTCCTGCAGGACAAGCTCGAGGGACGGATGGACGAAGACGTCGGCTCGGTCGTCTCGGTGATCGACGTCCACGACATCGGCGAGGGGGCGGTCGTCCCCGGTCAGGAGGGCGTCTACTTCACCGCCGAGTTCGACGCGCTGACCTTCGACCCGCAGATGCAGGAGGTCGTCGACGGCGAGATCGTCGAGGTCGTCAACTTCGGCGCCTTCGTCGGGATCGGCCCCGTCGACGGCCTGCTGCACGTCTCCCAGATCTCCGACGAGTACCTCGCCTACGACGAGGAGGGCCAGATGCTCTCCTCGCGGGACTCCAACCGCACCCTCGGTGTCGGCGACGCCGTCCGGGCGCGCATCGTCACCAAGAGCATCGACGAGCGCAACCCTCGGGACTCGAAGATCGGCCTGACGGCCAAGCAGGTCGGGCTCGGCAAGCACGGCTGGCTCGAGGAGGAGCGCCAGAAACGCGAGGCCGCCGCGGAAGCGGGTGAGGACTGA
- a CDS encoding twitching motility protein PilT: protein MSVVMDTNALMMPVECDVRVFEELERLLGDDELLVPEAVRDELAKLADGRGKEAAAASVGLDLAADRCEPVGHEAAYADDAVVEVAGREDVSHAVTNDGPLKGRLLDAGIPVVSLRAGNKLAVTQP from the coding sequence ATGAGCGTCGTCATGGACACGAACGCACTGATGATGCCCGTCGAATGCGACGTTCGCGTGTTCGAGGAGCTCGAGCGGCTGCTGGGGGACGACGAGCTGCTGGTCCCCGAGGCGGTCCGCGACGAGCTCGCGAAGCTCGCCGACGGGCGGGGCAAGGAGGCGGCCGCGGCCAGCGTCGGGCTGGACCTGGCGGCCGACCGCTGCGAGCCGGTCGGCCACGAGGCGGCCTACGCCGACGACGCGGTGGTCGAGGTCGCCGGACGGGAGGACGTTTCGCACGCTGTCACGAACGACGGTCCGCTCAAGGGCCGGCTGCTCGACGCCGGTATTCCGGTAGTTAGTTTACGGGCCGGGAACAAACTCGCAGTCACTCAACCATAA
- a CDS encoding translation initiation factor IF-2 subunit gamma, giving the protein MTTNTQPEVNIGLVGHVDHGKTTLVQALSGEWTDQHSEEMKRGISIRLGYADATFRQCPEGEVPDAYTVDETCGEHDAETDVLRTVSFVDAPGHETLMATMLSGAAIMDGAVLVVSANEDVPQAQTEEHLMALDIIGIDNIVVAQNKIDLVDAEQARENYEQIQEFVEGTVAEDAPIVPISAGQGVNMELLIDAIEREIPTPERDPEADAEMLVARSFDINRPGTTWDSLLGGVLGGSLVQGELEADDEIELRPGREVEEGGQSEWQPVETTVRSLQAGGETVETATPGGLLGVGTGLDPSITKGDALAGQVAGPPGTLPPTHEQFTMDVDLLDRIVGENAGDVEEISTGEPLMMTIGTATTVGSVTSARGGEAEVALQRPVCAREGAKIAINRRLGGRWRLIGIGTLRE; this is encoded by the coding sequence ATGACGACGAACACACAACCGGAGGTGAACATCGGACTCGTCGGTCACGTCGACCACGGCAAGACGACGCTGGTGCAAGCCCTCTCTGGCGAATGGACGGACCAGCACTCCGAGGAGATGAAACGCGGCATCTCCATCCGCCTCGGCTACGCCGACGCGACCTTCCGGCAGTGTCCGGAGGGGGAAGTCCCCGACGCCTACACCGTCGACGAGACCTGTGGCGAGCACGACGCCGAGACGGACGTGCTGCGCACGGTCTCGTTCGTGGACGCGCCGGGTCACGAGACCCTGATGGCGACGATGCTCTCCGGTGCGGCGATCATGGACGGGGCGGTGCTGGTGGTCAGCGCCAACGAGGACGTCCCGCAGGCACAGACCGAGGAGCACCTGATGGCGCTGGACATCATCGGCATCGACAACATCGTCGTCGCCCAGAACAAGATCGACCTGGTCGACGCCGAGCAGGCCCGCGAGAACTACGAACAGATCCAGGAGTTCGTCGAGGGCACCGTCGCCGAGGACGCGCCCATCGTCCCCATCAGCGCCGGTCAGGGCGTCAACATGGAGCTGCTCATCGACGCCATCGAGCGGGAGATCCCGACGCCCGAGCGGGACCCCGAGGCCGACGCGGAGATGCTCGTCGCGCGCAGCTTCGACATCAACCGCCCGGGCACCACCTGGGACTCGCTACTCGGTGGCGTGCTCGGCGGCTCGCTCGTCCAGGGCGAGCTGGAGGCCGACGACGAGATCGAGCTGCGGCCCGGCCGCGAGGTCGAGGAGGGCGGCCAGTCGGAGTGGCAGCCCGTCGAGACGACCGTCCGGTCGCTCCAGGCCGGCGGCGAGACCGTCGAGACGGCGACCCCGGGCGGGCTGCTCGGCGTCGGGACCGGGCTCGACCCCTCGATCACGAAGGGCGACGCGCTCGCCGGGCAGGTCGCGGGCCCGCCCGGGACGCTGCCGCCGACCCACGAGCAGTTCACGATGGACGTCGATCTACTTGACCGGATCGTCGGCGAGAACGCCGGCGACGTCGAGGAGATATCGACGGGCGAGCCGCTGATGATGACCATCGGCACGGCCACGACGGTCGGCTCGGTCACCAGCGCCCGGGGCGGCGAGGCCGAGGTCGCGCTCCAGCGCCCGGTCTGTGCCCGCGAGGGCGCGAAGATCGCCATCAACCGACGGCTGGGCGGCCGCTGGCGGCTCATCGGCATCGGCACGCTTCGGGAATGA
- a CDS encoding response regulator — translation MCASRESNPLHRSTGCCETHTVLVVDDDPDLTALAGAYLGRIDDVSVRTATDADDALARVDDAVDCVVSDYEMPGTDGLALLDAVAATHPDAALILFSGSEDEGLAERARERGARYVRKGASNGGFDDLVDAVEDALDD, via the coding sequence ATGTGTGCATCGCGCGAGTCGAACCCCCTCCACCGGTCGACCGGGTGCTGTGAGACGCACACGGTGCTTGTCGTCGACGACGACCCGGACCTGACGGCGCTCGCGGGCGCGTACCTCGGGCGGATCGACGACGTGTCCGTCCGGACGGCGACCGACGCGGACGACGCCCTGGCCCGGGTCGACGACGCGGTCGACTGCGTGGTCAGCGACTACGAGATGCCCGGGACGGACGGGCTGGCGCTGCTCGACGCCGTCGCGGCGACCCACCCGGACGCCGCCCTGATCCTCTTTTCGGGCTCCGAGGACGAGGGGCTGGCCGAACGGGCGCGCGAGCGGGGCGCCCGGTACGTCCGGAAGGGGGCGTCGAACGGGGGGTTCGACGACCTGGTCGACGCCGTCGAGGACGCGCTCGACGACTGA
- a CDS encoding winged helix-turn-helix domain-containing protein translates to MSGASEGPGEEADGEVDPAEAFGVVANGTRLEILEALWRADDRPVSFSALHDEVAMRDSAQFNYHLQQLTDQFVAKREAGYDLRHAGAQVVRAVRAGTFTRRPDVEPFEVEGACTRCGGALEARYADEQFRIDCVDCGKSHGEYEFPPGGLVDRSNAEVATAFDERVRHLHCLAADGVCPSCAGRIHTEIVRNDGECCLDVSLRAEHVCERCRNELCSPVGLVLLDESVVSAFYEDHGIDLSSRPYWTLPWCVDDEYTAVESVDPWRVTVEIPLADDRLTVTLDGDLDVVDSECRSCEG, encoded by the coding sequence ATGAGCGGAGCCAGCGAGGGGCCCGGCGAGGAGGCCGACGGGGAGGTCGACCCCGCGGAGGCGTTCGGCGTCGTCGCCAACGGGACCCGATTGGAGATCCTGGAGGCGCTGTGGCGCGCCGACGACCGCCCGGTGAGCTTCTCCGCGCTGCACGACGAGGTGGCGATGCGCGACAGCGCGCAGTTCAACTACCACCTCCAGCAGCTGACCGACCAGTTCGTCGCCAAACGCGAGGCGGGCTACGACCTGCGCCACGCCGGCGCCCAGGTCGTCCGCGCGGTCCGCGCGGGCACGTTCACCCGCCGGCCCGACGTGGAGCCGTTCGAGGTGGAGGGCGCCTGCACCCGCTGTGGCGGCGCCCTCGAAGCCCGCTACGCCGACGAGCAGTTCCGCATCGACTGCGTCGACTGCGGCAAGTCCCACGGCGAGTACGAGTTCCCGCCCGGCGGCCTGGTCGACCGGTCGAACGCGGAGGTCGCCACCGCCTTCGACGAGCGGGTCCGCCACCTCCACTGTCTGGCCGCCGACGGCGTCTGCCCCTCCTGCGCCGGCCGCATCCACACCGAGATCGTCCGCAACGACGGGGAGTGTTGTCTCGACGTGTCGCTGCGCGCCGAGCACGTCTGCGAGCGCTGCCGCAACGAGCTCTGTTCGCCCGTCGGCCTCGTCCTGCTCGACGAGTCGGTCGTCTCGGCGTTCTACGAGGACCACGGCATCGACCTGTCCTCGCGCCCGTACTGGACGCTCCCGTGGTGCGTCGACGACGAGTACACCGCCGTCGAGTCGGTCGACCCCTGGCGGGTCACCGTGGAGATCCCCCTGGCCGACGACCGGTTGACGGTCACGCTCGACGGCGACCTCGACGTGGTCGACAGCGAGTGTCGGTCCTGCGAGGGGTGA